The sequence CACTCTGCTGGAGATTGTGGGATTCACGACTACTGATGCGGATTGTTTCATAAGAAGGTACTTTCAGCAATCAGACAATCAACACTTGGCAGCGACACTCACTGAAAAACTGAAGTCAGATAATTTGTATGAATTAACAAGAAACCCTTTAAATGCTCTCCTTCTCTGTGTTATCTTTGAGGATCTTGACGGGGTTTTGCCAAACAGCAGAACAGAGCTTTACATAGAGATGGTCCTCTTTGTTTTGAGACGTTATGAAAACAAGAACGGATTGTCGAGTGGTGATAAAGACCATATTTTGCTTTATAAAGAGGAACTGATGATTCTTGGCAGAATGGCGCTAAACTCTCTGCGCAAAGGAGAGCTGTATTTTGAAGACCATCAAGGCGATTTCAAGCAAAGCTTATTACCTAAATTTGGCTTTGTGTCCATCCAGGCTGGAGGTAGCAAGAGGGCACCTTGCCCCCGTTACGCATTTTTTCACAAgagttttcaagaattcttttcggcctttttccttgccttttctatgaTTGATGGTACAATGGACTGCAAGTCAGTGACTAATAACGAATACGAAATCAAACTAAGAGAAGTGTTCAGATTTATGGCGGGAATCGTAGCCATGCATTCTAAGGAAATTGCTGAGTCAATTGTTGAAAGCTTTTTATCAATTGTTAATTTATCAGACTCCAGTGGCTGTTCGACGCTCCTGAAATTGGCTTTACTCTTTATAGACGAATGCAAGCTTTTTTCAGGAACCATGTTCACAAAATTAGCACATTCATTTGGCAAGAGTCTTGATCGCGCGGAGTTGAGTTTTTTTCCTTGGTTCTTTAAATCCAGGCAATCATTCAGTTCGCTATACttggccttaagagtaaacacctccgTTACGTCTTTGTATTTGTCTTggaactccattggtgatgagggagctagttccctttctggggccttaagagtaaacacctctcttacttctttgcaTTTGTCTAAGagctccattggtgatgagggagctagttccctttctaAGGCCTTAAGAgtgaacacctctcttacttctttggttTTATCTCGGAACGCCATTGGTGACgagggagctagttccctttctaAGGCCTTAAGAgtgaacacctctcttacttctttggatttgtcttcgaactccattggtgatgagggagctagttccctttctgaggccttaagagtaaacacctctcttacttctttggatttgtcttcgaactccattggtgatgagggagctagtTTCCTTTCTgtggccttaagagtaaacacctctgttacttctttgcatttgtctgaaaactccattggtgatgagggagctagttccgtttctgaggccttaagagtaaacacctctcttacttctttgaatttgtctgaaaactccattggtgatgagggagctagttccctttctgaggccttaagagtaaacacctctcttacttctttggttttgcattgcaactccattggtgatgtGGGAGCTAGTTTCCTTTCTGAGGcgttaagagtaaacacctccgTTACGTCTTTGTATTTCTCTTggaactccattggtgatgagggagctagttccgtttctgaggccttaagagtaaacacctctcttacttctttgaatttgtcttgGAACTCcattggtgctgagggagctagttccctttcttTTGCCTTAAGAGTGAACACCTCTGTTACTTCTTTGCGTTTGTCTAgcaactccattggtgatgagggagctagttccctttcttTTGCCTTAAGAGTGAACACCTCTGTTACTTCTTTGCGTTTGTCTAgcaactccattggtgatgagggaggtAGTTCCCTTtttgaggccttaagagtaaacacctctcttacttctttggatttgtcttcgaactccattggtgatgagggagctagttccctttctgaggccttaagagtaaacacctctcttacttctttggatttgtcttcgaactccattggtgatgagggagctagttccctttctgaggccttaagagtaaacacctctcttacttctttggatttgtcttcgaactccattggtgatgagggagctagtttcctttctgaggccttaagagtaaacacctctcttacttctttggagtTGTCTTcgaactccattggtgatgagggagctagtTTCCTTTCTGAGGCCTCTGTGGATTATCGAAGTTAAGGTTTTTTTGAATAttgaaaaactttctttgaaTAGTTAAgaattcagtttgatttgaaCAGTAATGGCTTAAAAGCTTTAAACGACGAGGATGTTATGTTAGTCTTGTTTACACCATTTTAACTCGATTGCCAAcgttttggtaaaaaaaaaggtgaggtgaacgtgtttttgttttgttgttgtttttttttaatctttgtaGTATCTTTTTCTCCTGAATGTCAAGGTCAAGGTTTCTGTTTAGGGGCCTCCGTTTGTTGCTCATGAATGAGATAAATTTCAGTTAACATTTGAATTTGCATTCGGACATGAATGTAGTGAACATCTATAGATAGGCTGCTCTCGAACCTTTGACGACAGAAAAgttttgaataatttattgagTATGGTGTAGCACATGTTATTGTTATCGTGTGGATCAAACAGAGTTCCTTTTCCAAAGATAACTTAATTGAAATTCGAGAAATTTCTGCTATACAGATTTATATTTTCAAGAGGAGAGTCAAAAGTGTTGTCAGTTTCCCATACAGATTGTAGTTTGTATGCTGCATCAGTTCTAAAGCAGATTATCGCTAACACGCAATCAAGAACAACCGAAGTATGAATTAAAGTATGAGTTGCGCATTAAAAATCCCAGGAATGTGACTTCAGGCCCAAGATAAGTCTGGGAAAAGTAACGTTCTAACTAATGCGGGATTGCGTTAATTTAAGGAATGGACAATGTTTAGCGTccgtccatccaattcgggattcacgcggatagttgggagagcacgaaggtagcgtaagagatgctcgaggcgcagccgagagcATCTCTACCTACCTAAATGAGTGGTAAATTTCATACAGAAACCTCTCTGTAAGTTGGTTGTGTCAATTCCAGAGTTCATTTCTAAAGCGAACACGCACATTTGTAATATTAAGTTTATCATTGATTTAGCATAATTATGCTAGCTATATATGAAGCAAGAATTTTTCTAGATGATCTCATTTATTGAGTGTTGGATGTAAAAATAGGATTTGCGAGTTGACAAATAAAATAAGTCGATTTGATGACAGAATTTTATTGTGGAggtgtcgttgttgttgttttagttttttatcCATGGAAATCCAGAAAAATCCTAGTGGAGTCGAAGATATGTGTCTGGTTTCTTTTCGTAGGAAGTTCTTCCACAGACCCATGGATTCTACATATTAACTTGCTTGCTTTCGAAACTTGTTTGCTCAGAGGCCAAAGGGGAAGAGGACTTAGTTTATTGCTCTTAAGCAGGCGGtaatctgatttttttttattttcttagtttGTATTGATTTGaggtattttacattttttttggaaacacAATTAATAAACAAACAGGCACATTGCTTCAAACATTTACATACACACACAGCTCAGTTCCTCGTAAGTCGCTTTTACTTTTAGATGTAATACTAGTACAGCGTAGTAACAACACAAGATTCTATATTAATGTTGTTTTTACCGTACTTACCTAATTTCATATTCTGAGCTTTTGATCATTGTCCCAGGCTGGTgaattatttgaatttttgaattaaatactttaattgaaggaatctgattggttgacgaAGCGGGCAGAGAATTTCTGTATTTTGACGGCGGTAACCATGAAAGCTTGAAAGTTGCGACCTTAATTGGCGGAGTTTCTCGATTTCTCAAGCTTCTATAGCATTTTGGGCTCATCCTTGGTTTAAAAGtctgtcaaactcacggatgacgtaaagccaaaaaaaaacaaaagagccaagagatCATTAAGCAATACCCAAACCCCAGCATTAGCTAACGAAACAGAAAATATATCACAGGTTTTACACCGATGTAAACCCGCATTTTGAGTAACATTATTGTTAAACCTTAGTTATTCTACCTCCCAGGTTACTCAACATCTCTGACAGTTTTTTCTCTATGGACCTCGTAACCGATGGATACCGTTAGACGCATTTTTGACTTAATCTTTAACTTAAACTTCCAAAAATAATAAGGGTATTTCAAGAGGTTGTTCACCAAAGGAATGGTCAAGTCCATATATAAAATGCGTTTATTAGCAATGCATATCAGTTGTATGTGTTTGATTTATTCCTTTTGTGACTGgcgtttattttcattttcaagacAAGTTAAGACGTTTTCATACCTTCAGCAAAGATACGAATGAAactaacatgaaaaaaaaaatacacattatCATAGTGAACAGTCTGGAGACCTGTGGACTAAATCAGCTAACCTTGGTCCACCTGTAAAGCAATAATATTACTAGCAATTGGAAAATTCCATCCGCAGCTATTCCAGATTCGCTTAAAAGAAACCCATCTTTCGATTATCGTATGGCAATCATCATTACGAGAGACGGTAGATTTGAGCTGGCTACTCGGTGAACAAAATGATCACATACAAGTTTAAGATCAAGAGTATTATTAGCAAGAATCTCCTTGTTGCTGCAAATGTGGTCAGTTACTTTGTTTTGCGCAATGAAGAGCATATTCTCGGCTTCGCTGATTGCTTAGGTGTTATCACCAGATATTAAGATGAcatttatttaaaataaaatatgactCCGAAAGGCGACTTTGCACCAATGTTTCACAAGAAGACATATTAGTCGGAGCTTTGAAAGTGTTGTTACTTTCAGTTTCTCAGAAAACCAGAGACGAGAAATAACATCTTGCCGTACAAAATTGAAAGAAACGCCACTTTAGTAGAGGGATTTAAGTAATTGTCCTGAAACAATTGTGTCATGATAAATACATTTCAGTGGACGCTCTGCTCGAATCGCGCTCATGTGAACGatctttgattattttttttttctcctacaTTTTTAGAGAACGCCTCGAGTCTGAGTCGGGCTCTTCATTCTATTATTCGTGACTGTTCgaaaaagaaatgagaatatTCAACTTCGTTGCCAGGGTGTTACTCCGCCGAAGAGAGAACGCtctctcctcggcggagaaaagccctgggaacgaaattggaaaataatttatacATTTTGAGGATTAGTGCTTAGAATTAAAATTCGTGGCAGTAATCCTCAAAAGTTTGGCAATTCTGTccttttttatagttttttctTTACACATATTTAACTTGCTTTATTCTATATTAACTTTCAAATTGTTTCTTCGTATCAAGAAATGTGGATCAAATTCGAAGACAATAGCTATTGTTTGGTGCTGCAGATATTGCcttaaaaggaaattttgaaa is a genomic window of Acropora muricata isolate sample 2 chromosome 8, ASM3666990v1, whole genome shotgun sequence containing:
- the LOC136925881 gene encoding NLR family CARD domain-containing protein 3-like, which codes for MASCSRQPQQHDRTIKVTILASEWGSSKGGLSTINRELAIQLAKFPDVEVSFFLPKCSHESKKEAQHHGISIVEAERLVGYHEELDWLSFPPENLQIDVVVGHGVKLGRQAQVIRKSHKCKWMQVVHTDPEKLGMYKCYENPISKGEQKHSAEVELCQMSDLVVAVGPKLAEAFRKYLRWCKKDQNVFEFTPGVFADFASVEQALDERKDHSVLIFGRGDDEDFKLKGFDIAARSVTALPDTHLVFVGAPEGKHSDVTKHLLDSGISERRLTVRGFKDRESLKREFCEADLVLMPSRTEGFGLTALEAMSAGLPVIVSKNSGFGEALGLVPFGSSFVIDSEDPSVWTAAIKGTWNKDRRTRLDEIKILRDAYGKRYSWSEQCKNLLDKMASLLVNRQDAFGRSQISVQEGVVGRSTSIEDRTGSSDKNEDIQGGMERKRKECSDQDKAGSSHKDQILLHEGVKSKRRKCSDPDKAGSSDKDQILLQEGVKSETRKFSDPEKAGDPSHVIKWIQQMYAKREGVILPVPWCDNFSFQLENIFTRLRIVAKEKTRGKTTEEVTSMTSIFTPHEDCQQPLVVLIEGEPGIGKTSYCKKLAYDWATGQFWEWDDSFPIVEVLLLLRCREIESSCLWKAIEDQILPEGIQPEVRDTFIQFLQENPSKVLLVLDGLDEADPVKLKLVLKLIQRELLPGCFIVLTSRHEGGSNIRPYTDTLLEIVGFTTTDADCFIRRYFQQSDNQHLAATLTEKLKSDNLYELTRNPLNALLLCVIFEDLDGVLPNSRTELYIEMVLFVLRRYENKNGLSSGDKDHILLYKEELMILGRMALNSLRKGELYFEDHQGDFKQSLLPKFGFVSIQAGGSKRAPCPRYAFFHKSFQEFFSAFFLAFSMIDGTMDCKSVTNNEYEIKLREVFRFMAGIVAMHSKEIAESIVESFLSIVNLSDSSGCSTLLKLALLFIDECKLFSGTMFTKLAHSFGKSLDRAELSFFPWFFKSRQSFSSLYLALRVNTSVTSLYLSWNSIGDEGASSLSGALRVNTSLTSLHLSKSSIGDEGASSLSKALRVNTSLTSLVLSRNAIGDEGASSLSKALRVNTSLTSLDLSSNSIGDEGASSLSEALRVNTSLTSLDLSSNSIGDEGASFLSVALRVNTSVTSLHLSENSIGDEGASSVSEALRVNTSLTSLNLSENSIGDEGASSLSEALRVNTSLTSLVLHCNSIGDVGASFLSEALRVNTSVTSLYFSWNSIGDEGASSVSEALRVNTSLTSLNLSWNSIGAEGASSLSFALRVNTSVTSLRLSSNSIGDEGASSLSFALRVNTSVTSLRLSSNSIGDEGGSSLFEALRVNTSLTSLDLSSNSIGDEGASSLSEALRVNTSLTSLDLSSNSIGDEGASSLSEALRVNTSLTSLDLSSNSIGDEGASFLSEALRVNTSLTSLELSSNSIGDEGASFLSEASVDYRS